From Salvelinus sp. IW2-2015 linkage group LG18, ASM291031v2, whole genome shotgun sequence, a single genomic window includes:
- the LOC111977381 gene encoding DENN domain-containing protein 10, whose protein sequence is MASPETQLMLSIGLIEKDVNADTLWVWCYPSVSAELREVLLSKCCLTQDSQVLNTFVFGQFCRTWYYISTVEVQEPTALKKVTHFSLVVTAKDFNPEKYAAFSRVLCRMYIKHGSPVKMMEGYIAVLTKGICQSDENGSFLIKDYDVRKAYLAGSVKDVVSQFGMETIILYTALMLKKRIVVHHPRIEALLEFTRALPALTWHRKDWSILHPYVHLTDSELENLRTCTGYVAGFVDPQVSNRSDLFDVYVNLPDTEITVSQSAKEAMAMGKLHKDIGLVIVQSAEDADRTDGQVIKDISIKTREILANLASLAEDCENSKITLETIKQRHFPPATENFLFHLAAAEQLLKI, encoded by the exons ATGGCGTCACCAGAAACTCAGCTCATGCTAAGCATTGGATTAATTG AGAAAGATGTGAATGCAGACACCTTGTGGGTGTGGTGCTATCCCTCAGTCAGTGCTGAGCTCCGGGAGGTCCTGCTCAGTAAGTGCTGTCTCACACAGGACAGCCAGGTCCTGAACACCTTTGTGTTCGGCCAGTTCTGCCGTACCTGGTACTACATATCCACTGTAGAGGTACAGGAACCCACCGCCCTAAAGAAG gTCACACATTTTTCATTAGTTGTCACAGCAAAGGACTTCAACCCTGAGAAGTATGCAGCATTCAGTCGAGTACTATGCAG GATGTACATCAAACATGGGAGCCCAGTGAAAATGATGGAGGGTTACATTGCAGTCCTCACCAAAGGCATCTGCCAGAGTGATGAGAATGGCTCCTTTCTCATCAAGGACTACGATGTTAGGAAGGCGTACTTAGCAGGCTCAGTGAAAG ATGTGGTGTCCCAGTTTGGGATGGAGACCATCATCCTATACACAGCACTTATGCTAAAGAAGAGGATTGTGGTCCATCACCCTCGGATTGAAGCACTGTTGGAGTTCACAAG AGCTCTTCCAGCTCTGACATGGCACAGGAAAGACTGGTCCATTCTGCACCCTTATGTCCACCTGACTGACAGTGAGCTGGAGAATCTCAGGACATGCACTG GATATGTCGCAGGATTTGTTGACCCACAAGTGAGCAACAGATCTGACTTGTTTgatgtgtatgtaaacctcccaGATACTGAGATTACCGTATCCCAGAGTGCCAAAG AGGCCATGGCTATGGGGAAGTTGCACAAAGACATTGGCCTCGTCATTGTCCAGTCTGCAGAGGATGCTGATAGAACAGATGGGCAGGTTATCAAG GACATTTCCATAAAGACGAGGGAGATCCTTGCTAACCTGGCGTCCTTAGCTGAGGACTGTGAGAACTCTAAAATCACCCTGGAGACCATAAAGCAGCGTCACTTCCCGCCTGCTACCGAGAACTTCTTGTTCCACTTGGCAGCTGCAGAGCAGCTCCTCAAGATATGA